The Pyrus communis chromosome 9, drPyrComm1.1, whole genome shotgun sequence genome has a segment encoding these proteins:
- the LOC137744026 gene encoding laccase-7-like, giving the protein MARLVFLLACALTLLASSVASGAIVEHSFNVNNLTVSRLCRNQSITVVNGSYPGPTIYARDGDTLVVHVLNQSPYNITIHWHGIFQLLSAWADGPAYVTQCPIRPGQSFTYKFNITGQEGTLWWHAHVSWLRATVHGALIIHPKVGRSFPFPKPAKEVPILLGEWYNGNVVDIEEEGLATGIAPNGSNAYIINGLPGDLYDCSQNQTYQLNVVRGNTYLLRLINVALNNQLFFKIANHNMTVVAIDATYTTPYVTDVVVTGPGQTTDVLVKFNQPIGSYYMAATPYASANIGFDNTTTRGIIVYKNSKSSNPIMPALPNPRDTPLAHKFYSNITGLAGGPQWVPVPLQVDERMFVTISVNLEVCPENATCQGPLFNRLSASMNNESFVLPSNTSMMEAQFNNVSGVYTRDFPNEPPIKFDYTDTNVSFDLSLIYAPKSTKVKTLKFNSTVEIVLQNTAFLAIENHLIHLHGFNFHVLAQGFGNYDPINDPKKFNFINPQIRNTIGVPVGGWAVIRFQANNPGIWYMHCHLDVHVPWGLGMAFEVENGPTPESTLPPPPLDLPKC; this is encoded by the exons ATGGCACGCTTAGTCTTTCTGCTagcttgtgctctaactctttTGGCTTCCTCAGTAGCCTCTGGTGCAATTGTTGAGCATTCTTTTAAT GTGAACAACTTGACTGTTAGCCGACTGTGCCGAAATCAATCGATTACTGTAGTAAATGGAAGCTATCCAGGACCAACTATCTATGCACGAGATGGAGACACACTTGTCGTCCACGTTTTAAATCAATCACCATACAACATTACTATTCACTG GCATGGAATCTTTCAGCTTCTGAGTGCATGGGCGGATGGACCTGCATATGTAACTCAATGCCCTATACGCCCTGGACAAAGCTTTACATATAAATTTAATATCACCGGACAAGAAGGCACCCTTTGGTGGCATGCCCACGTGTCGTGGCTCCGCGCAACCGTCCACGGAGCACTCATAATCCACCCGAAAGTCGGTCGATCCTTCCCCTTCCCCAAGCCAGCCAAAGAAGTTCCCATCTTATTGG GAGAGTGGTACAATGGTAATGTTGTTGACATTGAGGAAGAAGGCCTAGCTACCGGAATTGCTCCTAACGGTTCAAATGCTTACATCATAAATGGACTTCCCGGCGATCTATACGACTGCTCTCAAAATC AGACATATCAGCTCAATGTGGTGAGAGGAAATACCTACCTCCTACGCCTAATCAACGTTGCACTCAATAACCAACTCTTCTTCAAGATAGCTAATCACAACATGACAGTTGTTGCCATCGACGCCACCTACACCACACCTTATGTCACAGACGTGGTGGTTACTGGACCCGGTCAGACCACTGACGTTCTCGTCAAATTCAATCAACCTATCGGATCTTATTACATGGCTGCCACTCCGTATGCTAGCGCGAACATCGGCTTTGATAACACGACCACTAGAGGCATCATTGTTTACAAGAACTCCAAGTCATCAAACCCCATAATGCCGGCCTTACCTAACCCTCGAGACACGCCGTTGGCCCACAAGTTCTATAGTAATATCACTGGCCTCGCCGGTGGGCCCCAGTGGGTCCCGGTCCCACTACAGGTGGACGAGCGCATGTTCGTGACAATCAGCGTGAACTTGGAAGTGTGTCCCGAAAATGCCACATGTCAGGGCCCACTCTTTAACCGATTGTCCGCTAGCATGAACAACGAGTCATTTGTGCTCCCGAGCAATACATCCATGATGGAAGCACAGTTTAACAACGTGAGCGGGGTTTACACCAGAGATTTTCCTAACGAACCTCCGATAAAGTTTGACTACACGGACACGAATGTTAGCTTCGATCTATCGCTGATATATgcgccaaaatcaaccaaggtcAAGACGCTAAAGTTCAATTCGACGGTGGAGATTGTGCTTCAAAACACAGCATTTTTGGCGATCGAGAACCATCTGATCCATCTCCACGGCTTCAATTTCCACGTGTTGGCACAAGGGTTTGGTAACTACGACCCGATTAATGACCCCAAAAAATTTAACTTCATTAATCCGCAAATACGTAACACAATTGGTGTGCCAGTTGGAGGATGGGCTGTGATTAGGTTTCAAGCAAATAATCCAG GCATCTGGTACATGCACTGTCATTTGGACGTTCATGTGCCGTGGGGGCTAGGCATGGCTTTTGAGGTTGAAAATGGACCGACACCAGAATCTACTTTGCCTCCTCCGCCACTTGATCTACCCAAATGTTAG
- the LOC137744114 gene encoding laccase-7-like, which yields MAHSAFVLACFLTLLASSVASGAIVEHSFSVNNLTVSRLCRNQTITVVNGCYPGPTIYARDGDTLIVHVLNQSPYNITIHWHGIFQLLSAWADGPAYVTQCPIRPRQSFTYKFNITGQEGTLWWHAHVSWLRATVHGALIIHPKAGRSFPFLKPAEEVPILLGEWYNGNVVDIEEEGLATGIAPNNSNAYTINGLPGDLYDCSQNQTYQLSVVRGNTYLLRLINVALNNQLFFKIANHNMTVVAIDASYTTPYVTDVVVTGPGQTTDVLVKFNQPIGSYYMAATPYASANIAFDNTTTRGVIVYKNSKSSTPIMPTLPNPRDTSLAHKFYTNLTCLIGGPQWVPVPLQVDKHMFVTIGVNLEVCPKNATCQGPLFSRLSASMNNESFVLPSNTSMMEAHFNNVSGVYTRDFPDKPPVKFDYTDTNVSFDPSLIYAPKSTKVKMLKFNSTVEIVLQNTAFLAIENHPIHLHGFNFHVLAQGFGNYDPINDPKKFNFINPQKRNTIGVPVGGWAVIRFQANNPGIWFMHCHLDVHLSWGLALAFEVENGPTPDSTLPPPPLHLPKC from the exons ATGGCACACTCAGCCTTTGTGCTAGCTTGTTTTCTAACTCTGTTGGCTTCTTCAGTAGCCTCTGGTGCAATTGTTGAGCATTCTTTTAGT GTGAACAACTTGACTGTTAGCCGATTATGCCGGAATCAAACGATTACTGTAGTAAATGGATGCTATCCCGGACCAACAATATATGCACGAGATGGAGACACACTTATCGTCCACGTTTTAAACCAGTCGCCCTACAACATTACTATTCACTG GCATGGAATCTTTCAGCTTCTGAGTGCATGGGCAGATGGACCTGCATATGTAACTCAATGCCCTATACGCCCTAGACAAAGCTTTACATATAAATTTAATATCACCGGACAAGAAGGCACCCTTTGGTGGCATGCCCACGTTTCATGGCTCCGCGCAACCGTCCATGGCGCACTCATAATCCACCCGAAAGCCGGTCGATCCTTCCCTTTCCTCAAGCCCGCCGAAGAAGTTCCTATCTTATTAG GAGAGTGGTACAATGGTAATGTTGTTGACATTGAGGAAGAAGGTTTGGCTACCGGAATTGCTCCTAATAATTCAAATGCTTACACCATAAATGGACTTCCCGGTGATCTTTACGACTGCTCTCAAAATC AGACATATCAACTTAGTGTGGTGAGAGGAAATACCTACCTCCTACGCCTAATCAACGTTGCACTCAATAACCAACTCTTCTTCAAGATAGCCAATCATAACATGACAGTTGTTGCCATCGACGCCTCCTACACCACTCCATATGTCACCGACGTGGTGGTTACTGGACCCGGTCAAACCACTGACGTTCTTGTCAAATTCAATCAACCTATCGGATCTTATTACATGGCCGCCACTCCGTATGCTAGCGCAAACATCGCATTTGATAACACGACCACTAGAGGCGTCATCGTCTACAAGAACTCCAAGTCATCAACCCCCATTATGCCGACCTTGCCCAACCCTCGCGACACGTCGTTGGCCCACAAGTTCTATACTAATCTCACTTGCCTCATTGGCGGGCCCCAGTGGGTCCCGGTCCCACTTCAAGTGGACAAACACATGTTCGTGACAATCGGCGTGAACTTGGAAGTgtgtcccaaaaatgccacATGTCAGGGCCCACTCTTTAGCCGATTGTCCGCTAGCATGAATAACGAGTCATTCGTGCTTCCGAGCAATACTTCAATGATGGAAGCACATTTTAATAACGTGAGCGGGGTTTACACCAGAGATTTTCCTGACAAGCCTCCAGTAAAGTTTGACTACACGGACACAAATGTCAGCTTCGACCCGTCGCTAATATACgcaccaaaatcaaccaaggtcAAGATGTTAAAGTTCAATTCGACGGTGGAGATCGTGCTTCAAAACACAGCATTTTTGGCGATCGAGAACCATCCTATCCATCTCCACGGCTTCAATTTTCACGTGCTGGCACAAGGGTTTGGTAACTACGACCCGATTAACGACCCCAAAAAATTCAACTTCATTAATCCACAAAAACGCAACACAATTGGTGTGCCGGTCGGAGGATGGGCTGTGATTAGGTTTCAAGCAAATAATCCGG GAATCTGGTTCATGCACTGTCATTTGGACGTTCATCTGTCATGGGGGCTAGCCTTGGCTTTTGAGGTTGAAAATGGACCGACTCCAGACTCTACTTTGCCTCCGCCACCACTTCATCTGCCCAAATGTTAG